In the genome of Kitasatospora cineracea, one region contains:
- a CDS encoding LURP-one-related/scramblase family protein, with translation MFEERRARRQANRAFDHGDGVTRYRMRQKVLAIGDDYWIDDDSGDHVYKVDGKAMRLRKTFHIEDRAGHRVATVQGRALRVKDTMEIEDADGHRIAMVKKALINPLRDRWHIEQADGPDLAVHGNVLDHEYTIERDGTKVAEVSKKWFRLRDTYGLEIGPDTDHATVLAAAIAIDAMAHPGD, from the coding sequence ATGTTCGAGGAACGACGGGCCCGCCGCCAGGCCAACCGCGCTTTCGACCACGGGGACGGGGTCACCCGCTACCGGATGCGCCAGAAGGTCCTCGCCATCGGCGACGACTACTGGATCGACGACGACTCCGGCGACCACGTCTACAAGGTCGACGGCAAGGCCATGCGCCTGCGCAAGACCTTCCACATCGAGGACCGCGCCGGCCACCGCGTCGCCACCGTCCAGGGCCGCGCCCTGCGCGTCAAGGACACGATGGAGATCGAGGACGCCGACGGCCACCGCATCGCCATGGTCAAGAAGGCCCTGATCAACCCCCTCCGCGACCGCTGGCACATCGAACAGGCCGACGGCCCCGACCTCGCCGTCCACGGCAACGTCCTCGACCACGAGTACACGATCGAACGCGACGGCACCAAGGTCGCCGAGGTGTCGAAGAAGTGGTTCCGCCTGCGCGACACCTACGGCCTGGAGATCGGCCCGGACACCGACCACGCCACCGTCCTGGCCGCCGCGATCGCCATCGACGCGATGGCGCACCCGGGCGACTGA
- a CDS encoding DUF7507 domain-containing protein: protein MTLGLTLSALGAAPVAAADRSGHGGPAAKSAAGPGAHRAAGVPADPVVVYAEDFENGTAGLAPIRLPAYTGASGMTYTASPSWLAFCNGWVMDYDERGPVPAECKTDEFWNTLADVATAIGEYSGDAAPTKNHSVAAWTEDGTYTPTDVQLQTNSTIPVTGANHYLTASVSSGAVCYHGAYADPQQNFFLTTGGSEIALNTVPLNPCTDPGAKEYTYPDAKAPIDVVQATANKPYLFTGSEFGIILRNSANTGSGNDAAFDNMRVLDVTPRIDKSFSPSPAPVGGSSTLTFTITNTSDLLEKDGWSFTDNLPAGLTVAGTPNTATTCTNGKVTAGAGGTSVKLAGDLTAGQASCTLSVDVTSATAATYQNCAENTADLVGLLAPECATVEFAVPQYTITKTASPPSGSTVHPGDKVTYTVTVDNTGRVPVDATAVDDLTKVIDDAAYDGDAKADTGTVSYTAPKLSWSGTLAAGRSATVTYSVTVDNPDAGDGKLDNSVTGNGYSNCTTGTEAGCTTHEDATGIKVTKTADTATAKPGQKVTYTVTVTNLVGAPRTGVSITDDLTKVLDDAAYDNDVRASAGTASYTAPSITWSGDLAASQTVTITYSVTVDQPDTGDHQLANAVVGPADSNCASGSTDRACSSTVPIAELRIAKSSDAKNPVKPGDKITYTVVLSNPGTAPYTGASITDDLGKDLDDATYGNDAKASAGTVSYAAPVLSWNGVVPAGGSVTITYSVTVDKPAKGDKQVTNAVVGPADSNCPPGGSDPVCSTTGNIAQLTIAKTSDAGNPVKAGDKVTYTVTVTNTGTAPYPGASVTDDLSGDLDDATYGNDAKASSGTVGYTAPVVSWAGDVPAGGSVTITYSVTVGNPDTGDYELANAVTGPADSNCPPGGKDPRCTTRDRIAALQVAKTSDSRRAPVRPGAKVTYTVTVTNPGKAVYPAAQLTDDLSRDLDDATYGNDAKAVNANGTAVGTATYAAPVLTWTGDVAPGETVTLTYSVRVNKPDTGDKELANTVVAPTGSNCRAGSTDPACSTSDDIAALAITKTSDAKTPVKPGDTVTYTVAVTNDGTADYPAAFAADNLGGTLDDAVYNGDAKATSGTVTYREPVLAWAGRVPAGQTVTLTYSVTVNQPDTGDHQLSNAVTGPNNSTCPPLRSAPGCTTADGVADLEITKTSDAKDPVKDGDTVTYTVTVANTGKADYPGAAVTDDLSGDLDDAAYGGDAKATSGAVSYAAPVLSWNGDVPAGGSAVITYSVTVNNPDTGDRELANTAVGPADSDCAPGSTDPACSTRDRTVPNPAPSPSPTPGPAPLPDTGTGALVWYAGMAAALAIAAGTLLTTARTRRSRR, encoded by the coding sequence GTGACGCTCGGCCTCACGTTGAGCGCCCTGGGCGCGGCCCCCGTCGCGGCCGCGGACCGGTCCGGGCACGGCGGACCGGCGGCGAAGTCCGCGGCCGGGCCCGGTGCGCACCGGGCGGCGGGGGTGCCGGCCGATCCGGTCGTGGTGTACGCCGAGGACTTCGAGAACGGCACGGCGGGCCTGGCCCCGATCCGGCTGCCCGCCTACACGGGGGCCTCGGGCATGACGTACACCGCCTCGCCGTCCTGGCTGGCGTTCTGCAACGGCTGGGTCATGGACTACGACGAGCGCGGCCCCGTCCCGGCGGAGTGCAAGACCGACGAGTTCTGGAACACCCTGGCGGACGTGGCCACCGCGATCGGCGAGTACAGCGGTGACGCCGCGCCGACGAAGAACCACAGCGTCGCCGCGTGGACCGAGGACGGCACGTACACGCCCACCGACGTGCAGCTGCAGACCAACTCGACCATCCCCGTCACCGGCGCCAACCACTACCTCACCGCCTCCGTGTCCTCCGGCGCGGTCTGCTACCACGGCGCGTACGCGGACCCGCAGCAGAACTTCTTCCTCACCACCGGCGGCAGCGAGATCGCGCTGAACACGGTGCCGCTCAACCCGTGCACCGACCCGGGCGCCAAGGAGTACACCTACCCGGACGCCAAGGCGCCGATCGACGTGGTGCAGGCGACGGCGAACAAGCCGTACCTGTTCACCGGCAGCGAGTTCGGGATCATCCTGCGCAACAGCGCCAACACCGGCTCGGGCAACGACGCGGCGTTCGACAACATGCGGGTGCTGGACGTCACCCCGCGGATCGACAAGTCCTTCAGCCCCTCGCCCGCCCCGGTCGGCGGGTCGTCCACGTTGACGTTCACCATCACCAACACCTCGGACCTGCTGGAGAAGGACGGCTGGTCGTTCACCGACAACCTGCCCGCAGGGCTGACCGTGGCGGGCACCCCGAACACCGCCACCACCTGCACCAACGGCAAGGTCACCGCCGGCGCCGGGGGCACCTCGGTGAAGCTGGCCGGCGACCTGACGGCAGGTCAGGCGTCCTGCACGCTGAGCGTGGACGTCACCTCCGCCACCGCCGCCACGTACCAGAACTGCGCGGAGAACACCGCCGACCTCGTCGGCCTGCTGGCGCCCGAGTGCGCGACGGTGGAGTTCGCCGTCCCGCAGTACACGATCACCAAGACCGCCTCCCCGCCGTCCGGCAGCACCGTGCACCCGGGTGACAAGGTCACCTACACGGTGACGGTCGACAACACCGGCCGCGTCCCGGTGGACGCCACCGCCGTCGACGACCTGACCAAGGTGATCGACGACGCCGCCTACGACGGCGACGCCAAGGCCGACACGGGCACCGTCTCCTACACGGCGCCGAAGCTCAGCTGGTCGGGCACCCTGGCGGCCGGCCGGAGCGCCACCGTCACCTACTCGGTGACCGTCGACAACCCCGACGCGGGCGACGGCAAGCTCGACAACAGCGTCACCGGCAACGGCTACTCGAACTGCACCACCGGCACCGAGGCCGGGTGCACGACGCACGAGGACGCAACCGGCATCAAGGTCACCAAGACCGCCGACACCGCCACGGCCAAGCCCGGCCAGAAGGTCACCTACACCGTCACCGTCACCAACCTGGTCGGCGCCCCCCGCACCGGCGTGAGCATCACCGACGACCTGACGAAGGTCCTGGACGACGCGGCGTACGACAACGACGTGAGGGCGAGCGCGGGCACCGCCTCCTACACGGCGCCGAGCATCACCTGGAGCGGCGACCTGGCGGCGAGCCAGACCGTGACGATCACCTACTCGGTGACGGTCGACCAGCCCGACACCGGCGACCACCAGCTCGCCAACGCGGTCGTCGGCCCGGCCGACTCCAACTGCGCGAGCGGCTCCACCGACCGGGCCTGCTCCTCGACCGTCCCGATCGCCGAACTGAGGATCGCCAAGTCCTCGGACGCGAAGAACCCGGTCAAGCCCGGCGACAAGATCACCTACACCGTCGTCCTGAGCAACCCCGGCACCGCCCCGTACACCGGCGCCTCGATCACCGACGACCTCGGCAAGGACCTCGACGACGCGACGTACGGCAACGACGCGAAGGCCAGTGCGGGCACCGTCTCCTACGCCGCCCCCGTCCTGTCCTGGAACGGCGTCGTGCCCGCGGGCGGCTCGGTGACCATCACCTACTCGGTGACCGTCGACAAGCCCGCCAAGGGCGACAAGCAGGTCACCAACGCGGTCGTCGGCCCCGCCGACTCCAACTGCCCGCCCGGTGGCAGCGACCCGGTCTGCTCCACCACCGGGAACATCGCCCAGCTGACCATCGCCAAGACCTCCGACGCCGGGAACCCGGTCAAGGCGGGCGACAAGGTCACCTACACCGTCACCGTCACCAACACCGGCACCGCCCCGTACCCCGGCGCGAGCGTCACCGACGACCTGAGCGGCGACCTGGACGACGCCACGTACGGCAACGACGCCAAGGCGAGCTCCGGCACCGTCGGCTACACGGCGCCGGTGGTCTCCTGGGCGGGTGACGTGCCAGCGGGCGGCTCGGTGACGATCACCTACTCGGTGACCGTCGGCAACCCCGACACCGGCGACTACGAACTCGCCAACGCCGTCACCGGACCGGCCGACTCCAACTGCCCGCCCGGGGGGAAGGACCCGCGCTGCACCACCCGCGACCGGATCGCCGCGCTGCAGGTCGCCAAGACCTCCGACAGCCGCCGCGCCCCCGTCCGGCCCGGGGCCAAGGTCACCTACACCGTGACCGTCACCAACCCCGGCAAGGCCGTCTACCCGGCCGCGCAACTCACCGACGACCTCAGCCGCGACCTCGACGACGCCACGTACGGCAACGACGCCAAGGCCGTCAACGCCAACGGCACCGCCGTCGGCACCGCCACCTACGCGGCCCCCGTGCTCACCTGGACGGGCGACGTCGCACCCGGCGAGACCGTCACGCTCACCTACTCGGTGCGGGTCAACAAGCCCGACACCGGCGACAAGGAACTCGCCAACACCGTCGTCGCCCCCACCGGCTCCAACTGCCGGGCCGGATCCACCGACCCGGCCTGCTCCACCAGCGACGACATCGCCGCCCTGGCCATCACCAAGACCTCCGACGCCAAGACCCCGGTCAAGCCCGGCGACACCGTCACCTACACCGTCGCCGTCACCAACGACGGCACCGCCGACTACCCGGCCGCCTTCGCCGCCGACAACCTGGGCGGCACCCTGGACGACGCCGTCTACAACGGCGACGCCAAGGCCACCTCCGGCACCGTCACCTACCGGGAACCCGTCCTCGCCTGGGCCGGCCGCGTCCCCGCCGGACAGACCGTCACCCTCACCTACTCCGTGACCGTCAACCAGCCCGACACCGGTGACCACCAGCTGAGCAACGCCGTCACCGGCCCCAACAACTCCACCTGCCCGCCGCTGCGCAGCGCCCCCGGCTGCACCACCGCCGACGGCGTCGCGGACCTGGAGATCACCAAGACCTCGGACGCCAAGGACCCGGTCAAGGACGGCGACACCGTCACCTACACGGTGACGGTGGCCAACACCGGCAAGGCCGACTACCCCGGCGCGGCCGTCACCGACGACCTGAGCGGCGACCTGGATGACGCCGCGTACGGCGGCGACGCGAAGGCCACCTCCGGTGCCGTCTCCTACGCGGCCCCGGTCCTGTCCTGGAACGGCGACGTGCCCGCGGGCGGCTCGGCAGTGATCACCTACTCCGTCACCGTCAACAACCCCGACACCGGCGACCGGGAACTCGCCAACACCGCCGTCGGTCCGGCCGACTCCGACTGCGCGCCCGGCTCGACCGACCCCGCCTGCTCCACCCGTGACCGGACCGTTCCGAACCCGGCCCCCAGCCCCAGCCCGACCCCGGGACCGGCCCCGCTGCCCGACACCGGCACCGGCGCCCTGGTCTGGTACGCGGGCATGGCCGCCGCCCTGGCCATCGCCGCCGGCACCCTCCTCACCACCGCCCGCACCCGCCGGAGCCGCCGCTGA
- a CDS encoding PP2C family protein-serine/threonine phosphatase has product MSPTADGPDRRAQGRWWSKPWVLPVAAMALVATGDALLGVNLGLLPLFAIGPALAAGRGTPRTVLGSAALGLVLVLLLAVYDGVWGHTRVLVALTGVALTALAACWVSVARIRAERELVDVRAVAETVQNVLMPPLPPRLGPLELTGSYRSAHRTARVGGDVYQAVRVPGGVRILVADVQGKGLEAVSAAAVVLTAFRNTAPDAPDLPSLAAQVERAVLEQTSGDRFVTALLADVRDDGRTVLLDHGHPVPVLLRAGEPTPLLPVLEPAPPFGLSALTGAPAPRPTALTLHEGDRLLFCTDGLTEARDDEGAFYPLAARAPVLLAPPCPEQALQRLRADVEDYTGTGPDDDSALLLCDFRPREAAAA; this is encoded by the coding sequence ATGTCGCCGACCGCCGACGGACCGGACCGCCGCGCGCAGGGACGGTGGTGGTCGAAGCCGTGGGTGCTGCCGGTGGCGGCGATGGCGCTGGTGGCGACGGGGGACGCGCTGCTGGGGGTGAACCTCGGGCTGCTCCCGCTGTTCGCGATCGGCCCGGCGCTGGCCGCCGGACGGGGGACGCCGCGGACGGTGCTGGGGTCGGCGGCGCTGGGCCTGGTCCTGGTGCTCCTGCTGGCGGTGTACGACGGGGTGTGGGGGCACACCAGGGTGCTGGTGGCGCTGACGGGAGTGGCGCTCACGGCACTGGCGGCGTGCTGGGTGTCGGTGGCCAGGATCAGGGCGGAACGGGAGCTGGTGGACGTCCGGGCGGTCGCGGAGACGGTGCAGAACGTGCTGATGCCGCCGCTGCCGCCCCGGCTGGGACCGCTGGAGCTGACCGGTTCGTACCGCTCGGCGCACCGGACCGCCCGGGTCGGCGGGGACGTGTACCAGGCGGTCCGAGTCCCGGGCGGGGTGAGGATCCTGGTCGCGGACGTGCAGGGCAAGGGGCTGGAGGCGGTGAGCGCGGCGGCCGTCGTCCTGACCGCGTTCCGCAACACGGCGCCGGACGCCCCGGACCTGCCCTCCCTCGCCGCGCAGGTCGAGCGGGCGGTCCTGGAACAGACCTCCGGGGACCGTTTCGTGACCGCGCTGCTCGCCGACGTCCGCGACGACGGCCGCACCGTGCTGCTCGACCACGGGCACCCCGTCCCGGTGCTGCTGCGCGCCGGGGAGCCGACGCCGCTGCTCCCGGTCCTCGAACCGGCACCGCCGTTCGGGCTGTCCGCCCTGACCGGGGCGCCCGCCCCGCGGCCGACCGCGCTGACCCTGCACGAGGGCGACCGGCTGCTGTTCTGCACCGACGGCCTGACCGAGGCCCGGGACGACGAGGGCGCGTTCTACCCGCTGGCCGCCCGCGCCCCGGTGCTGCTCGCCCCGCCCTGCCCCGAGCAGGCCCTGCAGCGCCTGCGCGCCGACGTCGAGGACTACACCGGGACCGGCCCGGACGACGACTCGGCCCTGCTGCTCTGCGACTTCCGCCCGCGCGAGGCTGCGGCGGCCTGA